A single window of Intrasporangium calvum DSM 43043 DNA harbors:
- a CDS encoding lysylphosphatidylglycerol synthase transmembrane domain-containing protein, which translates to MTTQTRTPRLADVRAQRATGRRALQMGASFAVLAVLLALVLPTVTGASWASTAQSMTSVPLWQLGALTGLWLVGLWAYSFVLAASLPGLTKGQGFVLNLVGSGVSNLAPFGGAVGVGVTWAMARQYGFTNRAIGLFTAVTGIWNVLARLALPVAGLVGLLVVGAHVSGPVLVAAGIGAAICALVGALLVAALASDRFATTMIAVVARSARTLTRWAGRPGAGLNGLEGSLASQRASAVALLRRGRGGLVVGMVTYLVLQGVLMWACLAAVGSELGWAEVTAAYACGRMLTTVVLTPGGTGFAETGTAAVLIALGGDPVASVAGVLLFSFFTFACEIPGGAAAYLWHLRASGWRRDPQRGTPVGSVSGAAG; encoded by the coding sequence ATGACGACGCAGACCCGCACGCCCCGCCTGGCTGACGTGCGGGCCCAGCGGGCCACCGGACGCCGCGCGCTCCAGATGGGTGCGTCATTCGCCGTGCTCGCCGTGCTCCTCGCGCTCGTGCTGCCCACGGTCACCGGGGCCTCGTGGGCGTCGACCGCCCAGTCGATGACGTCGGTGCCGCTCTGGCAGCTGGGCGCACTCACCGGTCTGTGGCTCGTCGGACTCTGGGCCTACTCCTTCGTCCTCGCCGCGTCCCTGCCCGGCCTGACGAAGGGACAGGGGTTCGTCCTCAACCTCGTCGGCAGCGGCGTGTCGAACCTCGCCCCGTTCGGCGGCGCCGTCGGCGTCGGGGTCACGTGGGCCATGGCCCGCCAGTACGGCTTCACGAACCGGGCCATCGGCCTGTTCACCGCCGTCACCGGGATCTGGAACGTCCTCGCCCGGCTCGCCCTGCCCGTTGCCGGGCTCGTGGGGCTCCTCGTCGTCGGGGCACACGTCAGCGGCCCGGTCCTCGTTGCCGCCGGAATCGGCGCGGCGATCTGTGCCCTGGTGGGGGCCCTGCTCGTCGCGGCGCTCGCCAGCGATCGGTTCGCCACGACCATGATCGCCGTCGTCGCCCGGTCCGCACGCACGCTCACCCGGTGGGCCGGACGGCCGGGCGCAGGCCTCAACGGTCTCGAGGGTTCCCTGGCGAGCCAGCGGGCCAGCGCGGTGGCGCTGCTCCGCCGCGGCCGCGGGGGCCTCGTCGTCGGGATGGTCACCTACCTCGTGCTCCAGGGGGTCCTCATGTGGGCCTGCCTGGCGGCGGTCGGGAGCGAGCTCGGGTGGGCGGAGGTGACCGCGGCCTATGCCTGCGGCCGGATGCTGACCACGGTGGTCCTCACCCCCGGCGGCACCGGCTTCGCCGAGACGGGGACCGCTGCCGTGCTCATCGCCCTCGGAGGCGACCCGGTCGCCTCCGTGGCGGGCGTCCTGCTCTTCAGCTTCTTCACCTTCGCCTGCGAGATCCCCGGCGGTGCGGCCGCCTACCTGTGGCACCTGCGGGCCAGCGGCTGGCGCCGCGACCCGCAGCGAGGCACCCCCGTCGGTTCCGTCAGCGGCGCGGCTGGTTGA
- a CDS encoding HelD family protein: MSVSPSSAQTRPASAPAHEAAVPDVVAHQIAIEQAHVDLVFAELEKAGLRADVVKAEGLARTQFGRSVETGDAEGTGLFERDALMFHAARRRSMLDTQYEGLVFGRLDIDHGTLRGGAPDTQPTAAGTSNGERAQRHTASRTEDREVRYIGRLGVRDDDYEPLVIDWRAPAASPFYRATPVQPMGVLRRRVLRSKGARVIGVEDDLMVPEAPDDLVVVGDGALMAALTRSRGERMRDIVATIQAHQDEAIRASARGVTEITGGPGTGKTVVALHRAAYLLYSERRRFESGGILVVGPSGAYTAYIERVLPSLGEESVTLRALGDAVDAVHTERLDPPEVARAKGSTRIRTLLGNAARGRVPDAPTEFRAFVAGRAVRLEARILDRIRSQVLRQHQRNLATAAAQAALGEAAWASLGITGDREAKAEFLDKWEDHLDVEAFMAAWWPQVDPREVLLWLADAELVRRHSRGTFDDRVAGLLAASFATALETGTWSVSDVALIDDLAARLGPVQDAPTEERGFYEIEELDDLSQYGVTEVQPISGARETRAEVIAEDPRGRLLAGRIGKPDEYAHVLVDEAQDLSPMQWRMIGRRARHASWTVVGDAAQASWTDLEEAAAAREEAFGTQQRQRFHMDTNYRNAREIFDYAADVVRRQVPDADIPNAVRETGHDVVEAPLGSDVVAAVRGSLHELLEQVAGSVAVITPQRYAAELAPLAGSDGGRVQVVDPMSTKGLEYDAVVVVDPAEITRESPGGVRVLYVALTRAAHRMTVLA; encoded by the coding sequence ATGTCAGTGAGCCCTTCGTCCGCCCAGACTCGCCCGGCCAGCGCGCCCGCCCACGAGGCCGCCGTGCCCGACGTGGTGGCCCACCAGATCGCCATCGAGCAGGCGCACGTGGACCTGGTCTTCGCCGAGCTCGAGAAGGCCGGTCTCCGCGCCGACGTCGTCAAGGCCGAGGGCCTGGCCCGCACGCAGTTCGGCCGGTCCGTCGAGACCGGCGACGCCGAGGGCACGGGGCTCTTCGAGCGAGACGCCCTGATGTTCCACGCGGCCCGGCGGCGCAGCATGCTCGACACCCAGTACGAGGGGCTCGTCTTCGGGCGCCTCGACATCGACCACGGCACGCTGCGCGGCGGCGCGCCCGACACCCAGCCGACCGCGGCCGGCACGAGCAACGGCGAGCGAGCCCAGCGGCATACGGCCTCGCGCACGGAGGACCGGGAGGTCCGCTACATCGGGCGCCTCGGGGTCCGCGACGACGACTACGAGCCGCTCGTGATCGACTGGCGTGCGCCCGCCGCGTCGCCGTTCTACCGGGCGACGCCGGTGCAGCCGATGGGGGTGCTCCGCCGCCGGGTCCTGCGCAGCAAGGGCGCCCGCGTCATCGGCGTCGAGGACGACCTCATGGTGCCCGAGGCGCCGGACGACCTCGTCGTCGTCGGGGACGGCGCCCTCATGGCGGCGCTGACCCGGTCGCGGGGGGAGCGGATGCGCGACATCGTCGCGACGATCCAGGCCCACCAGGACGAGGCGATCCGCGCCAGCGCCCGCGGCGTCACGGAGATCACCGGCGGGCCCGGCACCGGCAAGACCGTGGTCGCCCTGCACCGGGCGGCCTACCTGCTCTACTCCGAGCGGCGCCGCTTCGAGTCGGGCGGGATCCTCGTCGTCGGTCCGTCGGGCGCCTACACGGCCTACATCGAGCGGGTCCTCCCGTCGCTCGGCGAGGAGTCGGTCACGCTCCGGGCCCTGGGCGACGCCGTCGACGCCGTGCACACCGAGCGGCTCGACCCGCCCGAGGTGGCCCGGGCCAAGGGGTCGACCCGGATCCGCACCCTGCTCGGCAACGCCGCCCGGGGCCGGGTGCCGGACGCCCCGACGGAGTTCCGGGCGTTCGTCGCCGGGCGGGCCGTGCGTCTCGAGGCCCGGATCCTCGACCGCATCCGCTCCCAGGTGCTGCGCCAGCACCAGCGCAACCTCGCCACCGCCGCGGCGCAGGCCGCGCTGGGTGAGGCCGCCTGGGCCTCGCTCGGCATCACCGGTGACCGCGAGGCCAAGGCCGAGTTCCTCGACAAGTGGGAGGACCACCTCGACGTCGAGGCCTTCATGGCGGCCTGGTGGCCGCAGGTCGACCCGCGCGAGGTGCTGCTCTGGCTCGCCGACGCTGAGTTGGTCCGGCGCCACAGCCGCGGCACCTTCGACGACCGGGTGGCAGGCCTGCTTGCGGCGTCGTTCGCGACGGCCCTCGAGACGGGGACGTGGTCCGTGTCCGACGTCGCCCTCATCGACGACCTCGCCGCACGGCTCGGCCCGGTGCAGGACGCGCCGACGGAGGAGCGCGGCTTCTACGAGATCGAGGAGCTCGACGACCTCAGCCAGTACGGCGTCACCGAGGTGCAGCCGATCTCCGGGGCGCGTGAGACGCGCGCCGAGGTGATCGCCGAGGACCCGCGCGGGCGGCTCCTCGCCGGCCGCATCGGCAAGCCGGACGAGTACGCCCACGTCCTCGTCGACGAGGCACAGGACCTGTCCCCGATGCAGTGGCGGATGATCGGCCGGCGCGCACGGCACGCGTCCTGGACCGTCGTCGGCGACGCCGCACAGGCCTCGTGGACCGACCTCGAAGAAGCGGCGGCCGCCCGCGAGGAGGCCTTCGGGACGCAGCAGCGGCAGCGCTTCCACATGGACACCAACTACCGGAACGCGCGCGAGATCTTCGACTACGCGGCCGATGTCGTCCGGCGACAGGTGCCGGACGCCGACATTCCGAACGCCGTGCGCGAGACCGGTCACGACGTGGTCGAGGCCCCCCTGGGCTCGGACGTGGTCGCAGCCGTGCGGGGGTCGCTCCACGAGCTCCTCGAGCAGGTGGCGGGGTCCGTCGCCGTCATCACCCCCCAGCGGTATGCCGCTGAGCTGGCTCCGCTCGCCGGCTCGGACGGGGGGCGGGTCCAGGTCGTCGACCCCATGTCGACCAAGGGTCTCGAGTACGACGCCGTCGTCGTCGTCGACCCGGCGGAGATCACCCGCGAGTCCCCCGGCGGGGTGCGGGTGCTCTACGTGGCGCTGACCCGCGCGGCGCACCGGATGACCGTGCTGGCCTGA
- a CDS encoding adenylosuccinate synthase, with amino-acid sequence MPAIVLVGAQWGDEGKGKATDLLGSSVDYVVKFNGGNNAGHTVVIEQDGKREKYALHLLPSGILSPNVTPIIGNGVVIDLAVLFEELDGLEARGVDTSKLQVSANAHLIPPYNRTLDKVTERFLGKRKIGTTGRGIGPTYADKMSRIGIRVQDLYDEHILRQKVEAALAFKNQVLAKIYNTRAADVDEVVTELLSYAARLAPMVSDASLVLSQALDRGETVLFEAGQATLLDVDHGTYPYVTSSNAVSAGACTGSGVPPTRIDSVIAILKAYTTRVGEGPFPTELNDDNGEFLRKTGAEYGTTTGRPRRCGWLDTVVGRYATRVNGVTDFVITKLDVLTGLERVPVCVAYDVDGVRHDEMPVNQSDFHHAKPIYEELDGWWEDISQCRRFEDLPAAAQRYVLRVEELIGARVSAIGVGPGRDEIIERHPLNPRS; translated from the coding sequence ATGCCGGCAATCGTGCTCGTCGGAGCCCAGTGGGGCGACGAAGGCAAGGGCAAGGCGACCGACCTGCTCGGCAGCAGCGTCGACTACGTCGTCAAGTTCAACGGCGGCAACAACGCCGGCCACACCGTCGTCATCGAGCAGGACGGCAAGCGGGAGAAGTACGCCCTGCACCTGCTCCCCTCCGGCATCCTCTCCCCGAACGTCACCCCGATCATCGGCAACGGTGTCGTCATCGACCTCGCGGTCCTCTTCGAGGAACTCGACGGGCTCGAGGCTCGCGGGGTGGACACGAGCAAGCTGCAGGTCAGTGCCAACGCGCACCTCATCCCTCCGTACAACCGCACCCTCGACAAGGTGACCGAGCGGTTCCTCGGCAAACGGAAGATCGGCACGACCGGGCGGGGCATCGGCCCGACCTACGCCGACAAGATGAGCCGCATCGGGATCCGCGTCCAGGACCTCTACGACGAGCACATCCTGCGCCAGAAGGTCGAGGCTGCGCTCGCGTTCAAGAACCAGGTCCTCGCCAAGATCTACAACACGCGGGCGGCTGACGTCGACGAGGTGGTGACCGAGCTGCTGTCGTATGCCGCTCGGCTCGCTCCCATGGTCAGCGACGCGTCGCTCGTGCTGAGTCAGGCGCTGGACCGTGGCGAGACGGTCCTCTTCGAGGCGGGGCAGGCCACGCTGCTCGACGTCGACCACGGGACCTACCCGTACGTCACGTCGAGCAACGCGGTCTCGGCCGGCGCGTGCACCGGCTCCGGGGTGCCGCCGACGCGGATCGACTCGGTCATCGCGATCCTCAAGGCCTACACGACGCGGGTCGGCGAGGGGCCGTTCCCGACCGAGCTGAACGACGACAACGGCGAGTTCCTGCGCAAGACCGGGGCGGAGTACGGCACGACCACCGGGCGCCCGCGACGGTGCGGCTGGCTCGACACCGTCGTCGGCCGCTACGCGACCCGGGTCAACGGGGTCACCGACTTCGTCATCACCAAGCTCGACGTCCTGACCGGGCTCGAGCGCGTGCCCGTCTGCGTCGCCTACGACGTCGACGGCGTGCGGCACGACGAGATGCCGGTCAACCAGAGCGACTTCCACCATGCGAAGCCGATCTACGAGGAGCTCGACGGCTGGTGGGAGGACATCTCACAGTGCCGGCGTTTCGAGGACCTGCCCGCGGCGGCCCAGCGTTACGTGCTGCGCGTCGAGGAGCTCATCGGCGCACGCGTGTCCGCCATCGGCGTCGGCCCGGGCCGCGACGAGATCATCGAGCGGCACCCCCTCAACCCCCGGTCCTGA
- a CDS encoding helix-turn-helix transcriptional regulator — translation MLIEDLVRLRRARDTIDRDYAEPLDVPALARIALMSPGHFSRSFRATFGETPYSYLMTRRIERAKALLRRGDVSVTDVCFAVGCTSLGSFSSRFTELVGESPSAYRARDHGDGAAIPPCIAKIHTRPVRIREAKPAARP, via the coding sequence GTGCTGATCGAGGACCTCGTCCGCCTGCGCCGCGCCCGCGACACGATCGACCGCGACTACGCCGAGCCGCTCGACGTGCCGGCACTGGCCCGCATCGCGCTGATGTCCCCGGGGCACTTCTCCCGGAGCTTTCGGGCCACCTTCGGCGAGACTCCCTACAGCTACCTCATGACCCGACGGATCGAGCGGGCCAAGGCGCTCCTCCGCCGTGGTGACGTGTCGGTCACGGACGTCTGCTTCGCCGTGGGGTGTACGTCCCTCGGCTCGTTCAGTTCTCGCTTCACCGAGCTGGTCGGTGAGAGCCCGAGCGCCTACCGCGCTCGCGACCACGGCGACGGGGCAGCGATCCCACCGTGCATCGCCAAGATCCACACGAGACCGGTCAGGATCAGAGAAGCCAAACCGGCGGCCCGCCCCTAG
- a CDS encoding cupin, giving the protein MRIESGPGGQAVVEGGPGDFLRVPAGAIHRESNPGGETSHAVIVRCGQGTPTTNVEGPAPA; this is encoded by the coding sequence ATGCGGATCGAGTCGGGCCCCGGCGGGCAGGCGGTCGTCGAGGGCGGTCCGGGGGACTTCCTGCGGGTCCCCGCTGGTGCCATCCACCGCGAGTCCAACCCGGGCGGGGAGACGTCACACGCCGTCATCGTGCGGTGCGGACAGGGCACCCCGACGACCAATGTCGAGGGCCCCGCCCCCGCCTGA
- the lysS gene encoding lysine--tRNA ligase: MSSLSTKSSDQPVGTVAPEDWVTRLADEVIAEATARGIDTIVCASGISPSGPIHLGNFRELITPHLVADEIKRRGVSCEHILSWDDFDRFRRVPKGLPGVDESWEEHIGKPLTSVPAPEGSPHANWAEHFKAPLLEAMAATGIEVREISQTEQYRAGVYREQVLHAMRERGVIDTVLGRYRTLEVAAEAQQRATGKGRRPVEAGGKPQKLTEEQVAAATEAERGSGAATEDDGEGTAGYFPFKPFCSVCGTDFTTVTAYDDDSHELTYVCTRCGHAEAVNLDTFTNGKLVWKVDWPMRWAHERVLFEPSGVDHQSPGSSFVVGKDLAPLFGWQRPIGPMYAFVGIAGMAKMSSSKGGVPIPNDALEVMEPQVLRWLYARRRPNQSFDVAFGPELQRLYDEWDALARKVEAGPDGGAQPGDLAAHLRATTVASTGGVRALPTTRRPMPFRTIASVIDITQGDEAQAVRILSDLDPDDPIVSTDDLRPRLDCAERWMLGYVPAEDRTIVRDEPDQDLLASLDEEQRESLRLLVDGLEEHWSLEGLTHLVYAVPKLQRGLDPEAKVKDPELSRAQRAFFALLYRLLVSKDTGPRLPTLLLAVGADRVRRLLRAG; encoded by the coding sequence GTGAGTTCCTTGAGCACGAAGAGTTCTGACCAGCCAGTGGGCACGGTTGCACCGGAGGACTGGGTCACGCGGCTCGCCGACGAGGTGATCGCCGAGGCGACGGCTCGGGGGATCGACACGATCGTGTGTGCGTCGGGGATCAGTCCCTCGGGTCCGATCCACCTCGGGAACTTCCGCGAGCTGATCACCCCGCACCTCGTCGCGGACGAGATCAAGCGCCGCGGGGTGAGCTGCGAGCACATCCTGTCCTGGGACGACTTCGACCGGTTCCGGCGCGTGCCCAAGGGGCTCCCCGGGGTCGACGAGTCCTGGGAGGAGCACATCGGCAAGCCCCTGACCTCGGTGCCGGCTCCGGAGGGCTCACCGCACGCGAACTGGGCTGAGCACTTCAAGGCGCCGCTCCTCGAGGCGATGGCCGCGACCGGCATCGAGGTGCGTGAGATCAGCCAGACGGAGCAGTACCGCGCCGGGGTCTACCGCGAGCAGGTGCTCCACGCCATGCGCGAGCGCGGCGTCATCGACACCGTCCTCGGGCGCTACCGAACGCTCGAGGTCGCAGCGGAGGCGCAGCAGCGCGCCACCGGCAAGGGCCGACGCCCGGTCGAGGCCGGGGGCAAACCCCAGAAGCTCACCGAGGAGCAGGTCGCCGCGGCGACCGAGGCCGAGCGCGGTTCGGGGGCGGCCACCGAGGACGACGGCGAGGGGACGGCCGGCTACTTCCCGTTCAAGCCGTTCTGCTCGGTGTGCGGCACGGACTTCACCACGGTCACCGCCTACGACGACGACTCCCACGAGCTGACCTATGTCTGCACCAGGTGCGGTCATGCCGAAGCGGTCAACCTCGACACGTTCACCAACGGCAAGCTCGTCTGGAAGGTCGACTGGCCGATGCGCTGGGCGCACGAGCGCGTGCTCTTCGAGCCCTCAGGCGTCGACCACCAGAGCCCCGGCTCGAGCTTCGTGGTCGGCAAGGACCTCGCCCCGCTCTTCGGGTGGCAACGCCCGATCGGCCCCATGTATGCCTTCGTCGGCATCGCGGGGATGGCCAAGATGAGCTCGTCCAAGGGTGGGGTGCCGATCCCCAACGACGCCCTCGAGGTGATGGAGCCGCAGGTCCTGCGCTGGCTCTATGCGCGGCGCCGGCCCAACCAGAGCTTCGACGTCGCCTTCGGCCCGGAGCTCCAGCGGCTCTACGACGAGTGGGATGCGCTGGCCCGCAAGGTCGAGGCCGGTCCCGACGGCGGCGCTCAGCCAGGTGATCTCGCGGCCCACCTCCGGGCGACGACGGTGGCCTCAACCGGCGGCGTCCGCGCCCTGCCGACGACGCGCCGGCCGATGCCGTTCCGGACCATCGCCTCGGTCATCGACATCACCCAGGGCGACGAGGCCCAGGCGGTGCGGATCCTCTCGGACCTGGACCCCGACGACCCCATCGTGTCGACGGACGACCTGCGGCCCCGGCTCGACTGCGCCGAGCGGTGGATGCTCGGCTACGTTCCCGCCGAGGACCGGACCATCGTGCGCGACGAGCCGGACCAGGACCTCCTCGCCAGCCTCGACGAGGAGCAGCGTGAGTCGCTGCGGTTGCTCGTCGACGGACTCGAGGAGCACTGGTCCCTCGAGGGTCTGACCCACCTCGTCTACGCCGTGCCGAAGCTCCAGCGGGGCCTCGACCCGGAGGCCAAGGTCAAGGACCCGGAGCTGTCCAGGGCGCAGCGGGCCTTCTTCGCGCTCCTCTACCGACTGCTCGTCTCGAAGGACACCGGCCCCCGCCTGCCGACGCTGCTGCTGGCCGTCGGCGCCGACCGGGTCCGCAGGCTTCTGCGCGCTGGCTGA
- the purD gene encoding phosphoribosylamine--glycine ligase codes for MKVLVLGSGAREHALVKAVAADPEVDAVIAAPGNPGIDATALCVPVDILDPDAVVALAREHDVDLVVVGPEAPLVAGVADVCRSAGFAVFGPSAAAAMLEGSKAFAKEVMAAAEVPTGLAHVCTTLDEVEAALDVLGTPHVVKDDGLAAGKGVVVTDSREEALLHAKWCLDKEDGRVVVEEYLSGPEVSVFCISDGTHVVALQPAQDFKRIGDGDVGLNTGGMGAYSPLAWAPPGLADEIVARVAQPTIDEMHRRGTPFVGVLYVGLALTRRGPKVIEFNARFGDPDGHASFARLESPFAQLLFAAATGELDGFGRLRWSADHAVVVVVAADGYPEAPRTGDPVTGLDAAAEVPGVVVLHAGTKRDETGALVSAGGRVLNVLATGSDLAKARSAAYDAVSLIELEGARVRTDIALKAERGEITLGG; via the coding sequence GTGAAGGTCCTCGTCCTCGGTTCCGGCGCCCGTGAGCACGCACTCGTCAAGGCCGTCGCGGCCGACCCCGAGGTGGACGCGGTCATCGCGGCTCCGGGCAACCCCGGGATCGACGCGACTGCGCTCTGCGTGCCCGTCGACATCCTCGACCCCGACGCCGTGGTCGCGCTCGCCCGCGAGCACGACGTCGACCTCGTCGTCGTCGGGCCGGAGGCGCCGCTCGTGGCGGGAGTGGCCGACGTATGCCGCTCAGCCGGCTTCGCGGTGTTCGGACCGTCCGCTGCGGCCGCGATGCTCGAGGGCAGCAAGGCGTTCGCCAAGGAGGTCATGGCGGCGGCCGAGGTCCCGACCGGGCTCGCCCACGTCTGCACCACGCTCGACGAGGTCGAGGCGGCCCTCGATGTCCTCGGCACGCCGCACGTCGTCAAGGACGACGGGCTCGCGGCCGGCAAGGGGGTCGTCGTCACCGACTCCCGCGAGGAGGCGCTCCTGCACGCCAAGTGGTGCCTCGACAAGGAGGACGGCCGGGTCGTCGTCGAGGAGTACCTCTCCGGTCCCGAGGTGTCGGTCTTCTGCATCTCGGACGGCACCCACGTCGTGGCGCTGCAGCCGGCGCAGGACTTCAAACGCATCGGCGACGGCGACGTCGGGCTCAACACCGGCGGCATGGGCGCCTACTCGCCGCTGGCCTGGGCGCCCCCCGGGCTCGCCGACGAGATCGTCGCCCGGGTCGCGCAGCCGACCATCGACGAGATGCACCGCCGTGGCACGCCGTTCGTCGGCGTCCTCTACGTCGGGCTGGCGCTGACGCGACGCGGGCCCAAGGTCATCGAGTTCAACGCCCGCTTCGGCGATCCCGACGGGCACGCGAGCTTCGCGCGGCTCGAGTCGCCCTTCGCCCAGCTGCTCTTCGCCGCCGCGACCGGAGAGCTCGACGGCTTCGGCCGGTTGCGCTGGTCCGCCGACCACGCGGTCGTCGTCGTCGTCGCCGCCGACGGCTACCCGGAGGCGCCCCGGACCGGAGACCCCGTCACCGGGCTCGACGCCGCCGCCGAGGTCCCGGGTGTCGTCGTCCTCCATGCCGGCACGAAGCGCGACGAGACCGGCGCGCTCGTCTCGGCCGGGGGGCGCGTGCTCAACGTCCTCGCAACGGGCAGCGACCTCGCGAAGGCCAGGT
- a CDS encoding VOC family protein, producing MGAWPSLSQCFIAVDDHDTALPFYRDVLGLEVRNDVSFEGLRWVTVGSPEQPDVSIVLEPPLADPNASAADRQVMAELLAKGLLRAAIFATDDVDATFERIRSAGGEVLQEPIDQPYGVRDCAFRDPAGNMLRFNQPRR from the coding sequence GTGGGCGCATGGCCATCACTCTCCCAGTGCTTCATCGCCGTCGACGACCACGACACGGCGCTTCCCTTCTATCGCGACGTCCTCGGCCTCGAGGTGCGCAACGACGTCTCCTTCGAGGGGCTGCGCTGGGTGACGGTCGGCTCCCCCGAGCAGCCGGACGTCTCCATCGTCCTCGAGCCGCCGCTGGCGGATCCGAACGCCTCGGCCGCGGACCGCCAGGTCATGGCCGAGCTGCTCGCCAAGGGGCTGCTCCGCGCCGCGATCTTCGCGACCGACGACGTCGACGCGACCTTCGAGCGGATCCGGTCCGCCGGCGGCGAGGTGCTCCAGGAGCCGATCGACCAGCCCTACGGCGTCCGTGACTGCGCCTTCCGCGACCCGGCCGGGAACATGCTCCGGTTCAACCAGCCGCGCCGCTGA
- a CDS encoding diacylglycerol/lipid kinase family protein yields the protein MRVAVVANPVGAPARAVALIEESCRDHRWPAPTVRTTTVSDPGGGQARAALADRAELVVVCGGDGTVREVADALARTDVPLGIVPLGTANLYARNLRLPHHSVARAVDVALHGRPHLVDLGRARWGRPDGTVGESAFVVLAGIGHDARTLELVRPALKRHTQWVAYFVPALVTLGSPLLPITLSRDGGPSEERQVWCVLAGNVGRIPLGIDVLPGARIDDGLLHLAVVAPRRVVGWGPIALKGLLHWPGHVPGLDYTEAKAVRIETRSPLTIHVDGDEHAGVVWLEATIETGVLRVHLPPG from the coding sequence GTGCGAGTGGCCGTCGTGGCGAACCCGGTGGGCGCCCCTGCACGCGCCGTCGCCCTGATCGAGGAGTCCTGCCGAGACCACCGGTGGCCCGCCCCCACGGTGCGGACGACCACGGTCTCCGACCCCGGCGGCGGCCAGGCGCGAGCCGCGCTCGCCGACCGGGCCGAACTCGTCGTCGTCTGCGGAGGGGACGGGACCGTCCGCGAGGTGGCGGACGCGCTCGCGCGCACCGACGTCCCGCTCGGCATCGTCCCGCTCGGCACGGCGAACCTCTACGCCCGGAACCTGCGGCTGCCCCACCACTCCGTCGCGCGTGCGGTGGACGTGGCCCTCCACGGCAGGCCCCACCTGGTGGACCTGGGCCGCGCCAGGTGGGGCCGGCCCGACGGCACCGTCGGGGAGTCGGCCTTCGTCGTGCTGGCCGGCATCGGCCATGACGCCCGGACCCTCGAGCTCGTGCGACCCGCGCTGAAGCGGCACACGCAGTGGGTCGCCTACTTCGTCCCCGCTCTGGTCACGCTCGGGTCGCCCCTGCTGCCGATCACTCTCAGCCGCGATGGAGGGCCGTCCGAGGAGCGCCAGGTGTGGTGCGTCCTGGCCGGCAACGTGGGTCGGATCCCCTTGGGCATCGACGTGCTTCCGGGTGCCCGGATCGACGACGGGCTGCTCCACCTGGCCGTGGTCGCCCCCAGACGGGTCGTCGGCTGGGGCCCCATCGCGCTCAAGGGCCTGCTGCACTGGCCCGGTCACGTCCCCGGTCTCGACTACACGGAGGCCAAGGCGGTGCGCATCGAGACTCGGTCACCCCTGACGATCCACGTCGACGGCGACGAGCACGCCGGAGTGGTATGGCTCGAGGCGACGATCGAGACCGGCGTCCTCCGGGTGCACCTGCCTCCGGGCTGA
- a CDS encoding GNAT family N-acetyltransferase, giving the protein MASDGCIPPTGEPLVGRVVRLDVMRPADAGGLHPVYTDPVVYTQGYRMAPPPASMAELEAVVAAAVAARQPDGSGRTAYTIRLVADSDLGAAGTVVGTSSLGDVDTVREHVHLGWTLYGSRWWGTAVNPEAKLLLLAHAFETCGFGRVKIQTDVVNARSRAAIVKLGATFEGVTRRDVRRADGTWRDSAVHSILVDEWPAVRAGLRRRLGD; this is encoded by the coding sequence ATGGCGTCCGACGGCTGCATCCCCCCAACCGGCGAGCCACTGGTCGGACGCGTCGTCCGGCTCGACGTCATGCGGCCCGCGGACGCGGGTGGGCTGCACCCGGTCTACACGGACCCCGTCGTCTACACCCAGGGCTACCGGATGGCGCCCCCGCCGGCGTCGATGGCCGAGCTGGAGGCCGTGGTCGCTGCTGCGGTCGCGGCCCGGCAGCCCGACGGGTCCGGCCGCACGGCCTACACGATCCGACTCGTCGCCGACTCCGACCTCGGCGCGGCCGGCACCGTCGTGGGGACCAGCTCGCTCGGCGACGTCGACACGGTGCGCGAGCACGTCCACCTCGGCTGGACGCTGTACGGCTCCCGCTGGTGGGGGACCGCGGTCAACCCGGAGGCGAAGCTCCTCCTCCTCGCGCACGCCTTCGAGACGTGCGGCTTCGGGCGGGTCAAGATCCAGACCGACGTCGTCAACGCCCGGTCCCGCGCGGCGATCGTCAAGCTCGGCGCGACGTTCGAGGGGGTCACGCGCCGCGACGTCCGCCGGGCCGACGGGACGTGGCGCGACTCGGCGGTCCACTCGATCCTCGTCGACGAGTGGCCCGCGGTGCGGGCCGGGCTGCGTCGGCGGCTCGGGGACTGA